A window of the Brassica oleracea var. oleracea cultivar TO1000 chromosome C1, BOL, whole genome shotgun sequence genome harbors these coding sequences:
- the LOC106335657 gene encoding uncharacterized protein LOC106335657, producing the protein MTLSDDLPPQLTKDVKRRNRKRRSVKSKDVEVLLSVATRVARIAKDKGYYTVSPEAIRCVEVLRMMRSLPLTPRLITRTNALRSLQFLATNGNPKIRSESKSALTCWGWIYILLKVH; encoded by the coding sequence ATGACTTTGTCAGATGATCTTCCTCCCCAACTCACGAAAGATGTCAAGAGAAGAAACAGAAAAAGAAGAAGCGTGAAAAGCAAAGACGTTGAAGTACTTCTCAGCGTCGCTACAAGAGTCGCTCGTATCGCAAAAGACAAAGGATACTACACCGTCTCTCCCGAAGCAATACGGTGCGTTGAAGTTCTCAGAATGATGAGAAGCTTGCCTCTCACTCCTCGACTCATCACCAGAACTAATGCCTTGCGCTCTCTTCAGTTCCTCGCCACGAATGGTAACCCTAAAATAAGGTCTGAGTCTAAATCTGCTCTTACTTGTTGGGGATGGATTTACATCCTCCTAAAGGTCCATTAG